TTCGCGGACGCTGGCCGGGGCGGACTCAGTCGACAGCGAGTGGAAGTACCTGCCGGTGCGGCGGCTGGCGCTGCACGTGGAGGAGAGCCTGCGGCGCGGGCTGCAGTGGGTGGTGTTCGAGCCGAACGACGACCAGCTGTGGCAGCAGATCCGGCTCAGCGCCTCCGGGTACCTGCACGCGCTGTTCCGGCAGGGCGCGTTCCGGGGCCGGACGCCGCGCGAGGCGTACTTCGTCAAGTGCGACTCCGACACCACCACCGAGGCCGACGTCGAGCGCGGCGTGGTCAACGTCGTGGTCGGGATCGCGCCGGTCAAACCCGCCGAGTTCGTGATCGTGACGATCCAGCAGCTCACCGGTCAACCGGAGGTGTGAGCATGGCCGAGTTCCAGATCAACGCGCACCGCTTCGACCCGTACAAGAACTTCAAGTTCCTGGTGCTGTGGGACGGCCGGACGGTCGCCGGGATCAGCAAGATCAGCCCGCTGAAGCGCACCACCGAGGTGGTCAAGCACCGGCACGGCGGCGATCCTAGTTCGCCGCGCAAGGCGCCGGGCCGCTCGGAGTTCGAGGGCATCACGCTGGAGCGCGGCGTGACCCACGACCCGGAGTTCGACCGCTGGGCGAACAAGGTGTGGCAGGTCGGCGCCGGGCTCGGCGCGGAGGTCTCGCTGGCCGACTTCCGCAAGGACATCGTCATCCAGGTCCTCAACGAGGCCGGTCAGGTCGCGGTGGCGCACAAGCTCTACCGGACCTGGCCCAGCGAGTACCAGGTGCTGGGTGAGATGGACGCCAACGCCAACGCGGTGGCCATCCAGAGCCTGAAGCTCGAATGCGAGGGCTGGGAACGGGATTACGAGGTGGCCGAGCCGGTCGAGCCGGCCTTCACCAACCCGGCCTGAGATGGTCACCACGGAACCCGGGCAGCTGCTGGCGGCCTGGGAGGCGGGTCTGCCGCTGCACCCCGGGGGCCGCGCGCTGCTGCTGCACCGCGCGGCCCGGCCGGGGTGGGCCGACGAGGAGTTGCGCTCGTCGCCGGTCGGTGCCCGGGCGGCGGATCTGCTCCTGCTGCGCCGGGCGCTGTTCGGGGAGCGGCTGCAGGTGCTCGTCGAGTGCTCGTCGTGCGCGGAGGCGATGGAGTTCGACCTGGACGTCGACGGGCTCGCCGAGCGCCCGTCCGAGCGCGAGCTCCAGGTCAGCGAGGACGGCTACCTGGTGGAGTTCAGGCTGCCCACGGTGGCCGACCTGGAGGTAGCGGCGGCCGGAGGGACGGCGGAGGAACGCCGGCTGCGGTTGCTCTCGCGCTGCACGCTCTCCGCGGTGCACGACGGGGAGCCGGTCGGGAGCGAGGCGCTGCCGGAACGGGTGCAGCGCCGGATGGCCGAGCTCGCCGAGCAGGCCGACCCGGCAGCGGTGCTGACCGTGAGCGTGTCGTGCCCGGAGTGCGGGCACACCACGCCGAGCGCCCTCGACATCGCCACCTACCTGTGGTCGGAGCTGGACGCCTGGGCCCGCGACGTGCTGCTGGACGTGCACCTGCTCGCCTCCGCCTACGGCTGGACCGAGCCGTCGATCCTGGCGCTCAGCCCGCTCCGGCGCCGCTACTACCTGGAGTTGTGCGCTGATGCCTGACCACTTCGACCGCCTGCTTGCCCCGACGCCCCGGGCCGCGCTCCGCCCCCGGCTCCCGGGCCCCTTCGAACGGATCGACGCGCTGCGCACCGACCCGCAGGAGGAAGCCGAGCCCTTCGCCCCACGCGCGGTGGCACCGGCCCCAGTGCCGCCCACCGAAGTGCGACGAGTGGAACGCGAGGTGCACACCACCGACCGATCCACCGTCGTGCACACCGAGCAGCTACCACCAGAAACTCCGCCACCAGCCCAGCTGATCCGGATCCCCGATCCGCAGGCATCCGCTCCCCCGCCTGCGGCTCAGATCGCGCTCACCGAAGACCAGAAACCCCAACAACCGCAACGAATCGAACCGGCACAACCGGAGCCACGCCCGAGCACACCCGGAGTCCTGAGAGTGGCGGCAGCCCCGCTGCCGTCCGAGCAACCACGCACGCGCCTCACCTCCGCAGCGGCCCGAGCCTCTGCCCGCACCACGCGCCAACCCGCACAACAGCGATCAGAACCAACTGTCCAGGTGGAGATCGGACGCCTAGAGGTCAAAGCGGCACGCCCCCAGCAGCGCACTCAACCGCAACGCCCACAGCGCCAAGCCCCGGC
This portion of the Saccharopolyspora antimicrobica genome encodes:
- a CDS encoding phage tail protein, with translation MAEFQINAHRFDPYKNFKFLVLWDGRTVAGISKISPLKRTTEVVKHRHGGDPSSPRKAPGRSEFEGITLERGVTHDPEFDRWANKVWQVGAGLGAEVSLADFRKDIVIQVLNEAGQVAVAHKLYRTWPSEYQVLGEMDANANAVAIQSLKLECEGWERDYEVAEPVEPAFTNPA